In Oryzias melastigma strain HK-1 linkage group LG10, ASM292280v2, whole genome shotgun sequence, a single window of DNA contains:
- the LOC112153363 gene encoding nuclear factor 7, ovary, which yields MAERADLLEFLNCHICSETFNDPVTLSCNHNFCSSCLQKFWEQTQNKNCPICKRKSSKEYPLVNFSLKKLADSFAGRQKSESSETKTGEQKIMEVCRKHSGETKLFCKDEQRAFCPVCEFSQHQSHKVVPVEEAVRELKEELKSDLKSLQDKKMKYKKVEETYNQMIQHSKKQLLSTETQIRAEFNKLHQFLKEEEESRLAALREEEEQKRKTVSREMKRIQEQMSSLSESISAVEAELQKDKEAFLSSSKDTQSRARAQSSLSDPQLLSGALIDVAKHVGNLSFRVWEKMKEKVHFSPVLLDPNTASRWLYLSDDLTSVRHGETSQQLPENPERNVKYADVFGSEGFRSGKHSWEVEVGDHPHWNIGVVKESVNRKGERFASPKSGIWCLLHRHGKYTNCVGQTVTVTKSLQKIRVQLDYDRGEVSFYNPEDMTHIYTHKDTFTEKLLPYFTVCNSRDAKTSKLQICPTD from the coding sequence ATGGCTGAGAGAGCTGATCTTCTTGAATTCCTGAACTGTCACATTTGTTCAGAGACTTTCAATGATCCTGTAACTCTGAGCTGCAACCACAACTTCTGTTCAAGCTGCCTGCAGAAGTTCTGGGAACAAACTCAGAACAAAAACTGTCccatctgtaaaagaaaatcatctAAAGAATATCCACTTGTGAACTTCAGCCTGAAGAAACTTGCTGACTCGTTTGCTGGAAGACAGAAATCTGAATcatcagaaacaaaaacaggagagCAGAAGATCATGGAGGTCTGCAGGAAACATTCAGGAGAAACCAAACTCTTCTGTAAAGACGAGCAGAGAGCTTTTTGTCCTGTCTGTGAGTTTTCTCAGCACCAGAGTCACAAAGTGGTTCCTGTAGAAGAAGCAGTCAgagagctgaaggaggagctgaaatCTGACTTAAAGTCTCTGcaggacaagaagatgaaatacaaaaaagtggAGGAAACATACAATCAGATGATTCAACACTCCaagaagcagctgctgtccacagagacacagatcagagcagagttcaacaagctccaccagttcctgaaggaggaagaggagtccaGACTGGCAGCtctgagggaggaagaggagcagaagagGAAGACTGTGAGCAGAGAGATGAAGAGGATCCAGGAGCAGATGTCCTCTCTGTCAGAAAGTATCAGTGCTGttgaagcagagctgcagaaagacAAGGAGGCGTTCCTCAGCAGTTCTAAAGACACTCAGAGCAGAGCCAGAGCCCAGAGCTCGCTGTCAGACCCACAGCTGCTCTCAGGAGCTCTGATAGATGTGGCCAAACATGTGGGCAACCTGTCCTTCAGAGTCTgggagaagatgaaggagaaggTCCACTTCAGTCCCGTCCTCCTGGACCCAAACACTGCAAGCAGATGGCTTTATCTGTCTGATGATCTGACCAGTGTGAGACATGGAGAAACTTCTCAGCAGCTTCCTGAGAATCCAGAGAGAAACGTGAAATatgctgatgtttttggttCTGAGGGCTTCAGATCAGGGAAACACAGctgggaggtggaggtgggagaTCATCCTCACTGGAACATTGGTGTGGTTAAAGAGTCTGTTAACAGGAAAGGAGAGAGGTTTGCTTCACCAAAATCTGGAATCTGGTGTTTATTACACCGTCatggaaaatacacaaactgtGTTGGTCAGACTGTCACTGTGACCAAGAGTCTCCAGAAGATCAGAGTCCAGCTGGACTATGACAGGGGGGAGGTGTCCTTCTACAACCCTGAAGACATGACTCACATCTACACTCACAAAGACACTTTCACTGAGAAACTTTTACCATATTTTACTGTATGTAACTCTAGAGATGCAAAAActtctaaactccaaatctgtCCGACTGACTGA